Below is a genomic region from Spartinivicinus marinus.
GCCTTTAAACCTATGGTAGCCCTATTTATTATCAGTTATTTTTCATTAACCCCTATTACAGCTACTGTAATTATAATCTTTTTTAGCGTACCTACAGCACCTTCATCTTATATTTTGTCAAGGCAGTTAGGAGGAGATCATCAGTCTATGGCATCAATTATTACTGCCCAAACCATGTTATCATTCATTACAATGCCAATCTCGTTGTGGATAGCTAATCAGTTCTTTATATTCAACAGTAACTTGTGAGATATTGAAGCTCAATACCGCCCCGTTTTAAATAACTAATTTTTACTTCTTAAACTCTAATTATAAATCAACAGTTCCTGATGTGTCCGGTAAATATTAGCATCTTTTATAGTTCTTACAGACTCAATCATTTGAAGATAATCAGAAGGCAAACCAGCAGATCTCGCACCATAGACCACATGCATTTTATACCAATCAAAAGGGATCAAACTACCATCTATACAGATAGCATAATACATAACAGCATCATATTTCTTTCCTTGCGGGCTGATTACACGAACTATTTTATCTAAATATCCTTTACCAAGGCCTTCTATTTTATCAAGCTGATGTTTATGACTTGCCCCCAACTGATAAATGGTACCCCAAACAAAATCCGTACTATTCCCGGTATAGTAAGCATCACATTTACCTGATCCATCCATACCACGCTTATGAAAGCGTAGCTGATAACTTGTCAACTTGACGATATCAACCAGGTTGGCCTCGCCAATACGCTGCTGCAAGCGTGGCACGGACATATTAGAACCATAGGCAAAATAAAACATTACCACATTAAATCATCAGGGATCTGATAATCTGCATAAGGATCATCTTCATCAATATCTTGTTGTGTATTTTCGGCCAGAAATGCTATGCACGATTCATCCCTTAATTTAATTTTTTCTGCTATTACTTTTGGCACTAACTCATAGCCTTCATTAAGTCTTACAATTGCCAATCGGCCTTTACTAAGATCAATTTGAAGGTTTTCGGTTACATAAATTTTTTTAACCTTCTTATCATCAGTAAAGTTATAACCTACCTCTCCCTCACCTTTATTAATTTTATTCAGCTCAATTAACTGTTTTATTTGTGCAGCAATAGCTTTTTTTTCAGCTTCAGCTTTTAGTTCTAAATTTAGCAGTCTGTCTCGCTCAGCTTTTTCTTGGATAGCCTGTTGAGCACTCAGCTTAGTTTCATCAACAGCTGCTTCTTTACTCTTTTGCTTGGTTTTCTTCTTCTTATGCTGATCTTTCTTTATTTGGTTTGCCTTTTTCTTATCAACCAACCCCGCTTTTAATAACTGCTCTTGTAATGACTTGCTCATATTGTAACCTTGATAATGATTAAGGGCTGGTTTTCTTTGCTACCCCAACCCCTTGTTAACTGACTATAAACCTAAGTAGAGGTGCCCTTATTATACGCAATCTAACCAGGTATAGTAGATATAGTTTTTAGGGCAATCGGATGCATCACTACTAGCCCCTAAGCAACCTTGCAAGGGTCTAGATAAACCAAATAACTAGGGTGAAACCAGTGTATTACTCCTGCATTACCCTAATGAGTGGTATCCATACCACCATGCATTTATATAAACCTTCCTCTAAGAGTACATTATTTGATCAGCAGTCGAAGCTTTTCCCGAATAGCTCCTGTAAAGCCTTGCAGGTGATCGATGGTGGCGATTTCATTATCAGCATACTCAAAGCCAGGAATTACCACTTCACTGATTAGCCCATATTCTCCTTCAAGCAATTCAGCTGCTTTCCAAACACCACCCGATACTAGTAGTTGTAAGTGCTGACCTTGGTTGAGCTTAGAGCCTAGTACCTGATGAACTATCTCTCCTTCATCAGTAACAGTTGTATACTGAATTGCGCCTCCCAAGTGAAAGAAGTGAATAATATCTGACTTGTTACGATGCAGCACATTAATTGGACGGTCTTTAGTGAGTAAATAAAAAATTGATGTGCATAGACTTCTATTACTATTACCCTCTCCCATCCCTTCAACATAATGTGCTGATTCATAGGTTCGTCTATAATACCCAGATTCAAAAGGGTGTGGTTCCAAACCTAACAACGAAATAATCTCTTCAATCCGATTCATAACTTCGCCTTATTGTGCCTAAAAGTGGTTTTTATGAGTTTCCATGACTTGGACATATCATAGGTTAGTATTATTGAACTAATAAAATATATTTAATCATTTTCTAAAAAATATACTTCATTAATTTCTACCATAAAACGATACTTTTAAGTATGATCTGCAGAAGCTGTACCAATATTAGCAGTATAGCGCTTAACTCTTATCAACAATAATATACCCATGCTAATGGATTTTTAGGGCTGTTGTCGGTTAACAAAGCTCCATGAACCTATTAAATAATAGGGCATTCTGGCAAGAGGCGATGACAACAAATCCTAAAAATCATTCGCGAAGGGTATAAAAGGGATTTAAATGAAAGCGAGTAAATACTATCATACATCTATTCAAATAATCATTTTTTTTCTCCTCTTATTCTTTACCCTTTGGAATACTGCAAATGCACAAGGTAAAGTGATTGCCATTGTCAGTGTAGATTGGGAAGGTAGAACCTTAGAGGATCAAAACCTACAAGCAATGAACGATTTTCGTGCAGACTACCCACAAGTAGGTTTACTTCAGTTTTTAAATGCAGCTTACTACACTAAACCAGACACTAATCATCATACCGTTACTCAAGCTATCCGTTCAGTATTAAGGCCCAATGATGAACACGGCTTACATATTCATGCCTGGCGCTCTTTAATAGAGGCAGCAGGAGTCAACTTTCGTACAGAACCAAATTGGTCACACCCTGGCCCTATCACTTTAAACAGATGTCGTCTAACAGGTGATTGTGGCCATAATGTACCCATAAGCGCCTACACACAGAATGAATTAAGAAATGTAATTCAATTTAGTAACCAAACACTGGTTGATGCAGGTTTTAATTACCCTGTTAGTTTTCGCGCTGGTGGTTGGATGGCTGCCCCGCATGTCATCAACGCACTTTCTGCAGAAGGCTTCAAATTCGACTCTTCAGCAGCCGCTACTATTTTATTAAAAGGAAGAAGATGGTCAGATCGACTATATAATTGGCTGACAGAATTATGGGGGGATGTGAATACTGTTTCTCAACCTTATTTAATCGGCCCTAGTTATACTCCTTTATGGGAATTACCTGATAATGGAATATTGGCTGACTATATTACTGGTAAAGAAATGCTTACTGTTTTAAAACGCAATGTAAATAAATGGCGTCAAAACCCTGACAAAAATGTATACATTTCTATTGGATTCCATCAGGAGTCGGCTGCAAGATATATTAGTCGTATTCGTGAGGCGGTAGATCTTTTTGAAACTTATACAAAAGAAAATAATATTCCTTTTGAGTGGGCTAAACTACCCTTAGATTCAGCTAGCTTTAATTAACTTTAAGTTATTTATTTAGCAGGCGGCGAGTCCAATCATTTGGCTTACCGTCTTCTAACCAATGACTGGCATGCCGCCGCCAGTTTTTCGAGAGTGCATTATGGGCAGCCAAATGCTCAAGGTCAGTTTGATTAAAAGCATTGTTATACAAAATATCTGCACATTTCCTAACTGATAGACGCTCATCAGAGGTTTCGAGTAATTCCAACTGGTCAGCTGGTTTTACCATACCTTCTTGCAACACCCGTAATAGCCACCCGGTTTTACCATTTGCCTGCATTAATACTGACATTTGTGGATAATTAAACTGAATATTCAGCTTATAACAGGGGGAACGAGGCTGGCTGATTTGCACTACAGCTTCACCTAGCTTAAAAATATCACCTATATGGCAGTTGTCTTCATCAAACTGATTGTCAGACAAATTTTCGCCAAAAACCCCCGGTTTGAATGAGAAACCAGGACTCTCTAATTGCATTGCCTGCCAATAGGTTTCCCAATAGGCATAATGCTCACTTGGATAAAAGTGCAGTGCTCGTTCAGGCCCTCCGTGAAACCGTTCCTCATACTGCTCATCTGTTTCAAGACCTTGATCACTACAAAACACTGGTTGTCTGATTGGCACTTTATTTATAGCACTTTGGGTATTATCACCTAATGCCTGGGATGTGCCTGTTAGGATTAGCGTCATTTTTACACTACTATAACTATAAATACTTATTGCTGATTGTAGCCCAGTGACTAGAGCCAATAATTTTTATCATAGCATCAATAAATGCCTGATTTAAATCAGTCGACTGAATATTGGGGGAAGATAGCAACGAGATATAGTCGTCTAGTTTTTTTTCTGACGCCTGCAGCGCCAAGTCCAATTCTTGCCAAAATGCTGACCCTTTAAGATAAAATAATGGGTAATAGCTCATATCCTTATCTTCTGTTACTTTTTTATGCGCTATATACAACCCTACATCAGCGTGTGGGAAGGTATTTCGTCTCTTTGCCCATTCATCTACTGGAGCGCTGGTTTTCACCATAGAAAGTTGGACTGCTTTAAATGCATAGTATTCTGCCAAACTTTCGTTTATCCAACTTGGCAGTGTGTAGTTTGATAGACCATGTACTGTTTCGTGAGCAGACACTCTTAATAACATAGGCAGGGTTTTATCCGTTAACTCATCATCAGCAACTAAATAATTTGCAATATAGGCATTAGTGCCTGCTGCCCCGCCAACTTTTTTATATTTTTGATCAATTGCAACCCA
It encodes:
- a CDS encoding cupin domain-containing protein, with protein sequence MNRIEEIISLLGLEPHPFESGYYRRTYESAHYVEGMGEGNSNRSLCTSIFYLLTKDRPINVLHRNKSDIIHFFHLGGAIQYTTVTDEGEIVHQVLGSKLNQGQHLQLLVSGGVWKAAELLEGEYGLISEVVIPGFEYADNEIATIDHLQGFTGAIREKLRLLIK
- a CDS encoding DUF2058 domain-containing protein, producing MSKSLQEQLLKAGLVDKKKANQIKKDQHKKKKTKQKSKEAAVDETKLSAQQAIQEKAERDRLLNLELKAEAEKKAIAAQIKQLIELNKINKGEGEVGYNFTDDKKVKKIYVTENLQIDLSKGRLAIVRLNEGYELVPKVIAEKIKLRDESCIAFLAENTQQDIDEDDPYADYQIPDDLMW
- a CDS encoding MOSC domain-containing protein, giving the protein MTLILTGTSQALGDNTQSAINKVPIRQPVFCSDQGLETDEQYEERFHGGPERALHFYPSEHYAYWETYWQAMQLESPGFSFKPGVFGENLSDNQFDEDNCHIGDIFKLGEAVVQISQPRSPCYKLNIQFNYPQMSVLMQANGKTGWLLRVLQEGMVKPADQLELLETSDERLSVRKCADILYNNAFNQTDLEHLAAHNALSKNWRRHASHWLEDGKPNDWTRRLLNK
- a CDS encoding gamma-glutamylcyclotransferase family protein, which codes for MFYFAYGSNMSVPRLQQRIGEANLVDIVKLTSYQLRFHKRGMDGSGKCDAYYTGNSTDFVWGTIYQLGASHKHQLDKIEGLGKGYLDKIVRVISPQGKKYDAVMYYAICIDGSLIPFDWYKMHVVYGARSAGLPSDYLQMIESVRTIKDANIYRTHQELLIYN